The following proteins are encoded in a genomic region of Candida albicans SC5314 chromosome 4, complete sequence:
- a CDS encoding uncharacterized protein (Protein of unknown function; Spider biofilm induced), giving the protein MKMIIIDLLTILSLSLPICLANDPLYFDVGANSYIQNTLDDESREIKIENILHNPLFYKDYPPIVSPPNDTQKTLKPGEIPDYVIKYAPLVHLYSEERYFPYDVKKFVTNFHVTWRNGSIYPGTEKNMNLDKLANLPNSTDLFLTANSDFDSDPEWITGLKNKPSLINGEIKDAPATLIVVDKGNGWVDAFWFYFYSFNLGPYVMGQGPYGNHVGDWEHSLVRYYKGEPVIVWMSAHSGGGGYYYDNLEKYSLDPNHPIIFSARGTHANYPSVGQHPHDLPYTILSDFTDRGPLWNPSLNYLCYSFDGKHVYPGNNSNPKHVGREWDYGNWLSFSGHWGDDTLSRKDSRQVYSFIGGYKYIEGPTGPLSKNLMRLKPCESAQWWNFWKVCNVRNDIEWGVGVESEGFNCARLTNNIRPIWLKKSIQSIMWGGGICFIANLLD; this is encoded by the coding sequence ATGAagatgattattattgacTTATTAACTATACTTCTGCTATCATTACCAATCTGTTTAGCAAATGATCCACTATATTTTGACGTTGGGGCCAATAGTTATATTCAAAACACTCTTGATGATGAATCACGAGAGATTAAAATAGAAAACATTTTACATAATCCTTTATTTTATAAAGATTATCCACCGATAGTTAGTCCACCAAATGACACTCAAAAGACTTTAAAACCAGGTGAAATTCCCGATTATGTTATTAAATATGCTCCCTTGGTACATCTTTATAGTGAAGAAAGATATTTCCCTTATGAtgttaaaaaatttgtcaCTAATTTCCATGTCACTTGGAGAAATGGTTCAATTTATCCTGGtacagaaaaaaatatgaatttaGATAAATTAGCAAATTTACCTAATAGTACAGATTTATTTCTTACTGCTAATAGTGATTTTGATTCTGATCCTGAATGGATCACAGggttaaaaaataaacctAGTTTAATCAATGGAGAAATTAAAGATGCACCAGCTACTTTGATTGTCGTTGACAAAGGGAATGGATGGGTCGATGCcttttggttttatttttattctttcaatttggGACCTTATGTAATGGGTCAAGGTCCATATGGGAATCACGTGGGAGATTGGGAACATTCATTGGTAAGATATTATAAGGGAGAACCAGTTATAGTATGGATGTCGGCTCATAGTGGAGGTGGGggatattattatgataatttggaaaaatattctttaGATCCAAATCATCCAATCATTTTCAGTGCTAGAGGTACTCATGCCAATTACCCAAGTGTGGGACAACATCCTCATGATTTACCATATACTATATTGAGTGATTTTACCGATAGAGGTCCATTATGGAATCCatcattaaattatttatgCTATAGTTTTGATGGCAAACATGTATACCCAGGAAACAATTCTAATCCAAAACATGTTGGAAGAGAATGGGATTATGGCAATTGGTTATCATTTAGTGGTCATTGGGGGGATGATACCCTTTCTAGAAAGGATTCACGACAAGtatattcatttattggtggttataaatatattgaagGTCCTACAGGTCCATTGAGTAAGAATTTAATGAGATTAAAACCCTGTGAAAGTGCTCAATGGTGGAATTTTTGGAAAGTTTGTAATGTTCgtaatgatattgaatgGGGGGTTGGGGTTGAATCTGAAGGATTCAATTGTGCACGATTaactaataatattagACCAATATGgttgaagaaatcaatacaAAGTATAATGTGGGGTGGAGGAATCTGTTTTATAGCCAATTTATTGGATTAA